In Verrucomicrobiia bacterium, the genomic window AGAACGATGCCCTCGGCTTGATGAAACGAATACTGGTAATCGACGACGAAGAATGGCTGCGCGAGATGGTCCACATGGCGCTGGCCCAAAAAGGGTTCGAGGTGCTTGAAGCCCAGAACGGCGCCGTCGGCGTGGATTTGGCGCGCAAAGCGGCCCCGGACCTGATCCTATGCGACGTGAATATGGACACGATGGACGGCTACGGCACACTGGCGTTATTGCGAAACGACGCCGCGACCGCGTCGCTTCCTTTCATTCTGATGACGGGCCTGGCCGACCACGCGGGGATGCGTCATGGCATGGAGTTAGGGGCCGATGATTATCTGCCCAAGCCCTTCACGATCGAAGCACTGTATGCAGCGGTCGAAGCGCGCTTCAAAAAAGTTCAGACATTGCAGGAGGAGTCGGAGAAGAAACTGGCGCATCTGCGGGACAATATCAGCCTGATGCTCCCACACGAGTTGCGCACCCCCTTGAACGGCATTCTAGCTTACGGTGAAATCCTGAGCGCCGATACCGGGAGTTTAACGGCGGCTGAGGTGGCGGAGATGGGACAGGTGATTCATCAATCCGGCAAGCGCCTGGAACGGCTGATTGAGAATTTCCTGATTTATGCGCAATTGGAGATGCTTGGCAGCGACCCCCA contains:
- a CDS encoding hybrid sensor histidine kinase/response regulator, producing the protein MKRILVIDDEEWLREMVHMALAQKGFEVLEAQNGAVGVDLARKAAPDLILCDVNMDTMDGYGTLALLRNDAATASLPFILMTGLADHAGMRHGMELGADDYLPKPFTIEALYAAVEARFKKVQTLQEESEKKLAHLRDNISLMLPHELRTPLNGILAYGEILSADTGSLTAAEVAEMGQVIHQSGKRLERLIENFLIYAQLEMLGSDPQKAGALLKEQTASPAALIEKHAQDQAQAAGRAADLSMHLVDLPVPMSEDYLAKITDELVQNAFKFSQRGTVVQVALSNGDGHVTLQVTDQGRGFSAEHIRRVGAYMQFDRKLHEQQGLGLGLTIVKRLTELHGGTMDIESAQGASTSVIVRLPGLNRLQETASAVSHQATFP